In Gossypium hirsutum isolate 1008001.06 chromosome D06, Gossypium_hirsutum_v2.1, whole genome shotgun sequence, one genomic interval encodes:
- the LOC107963708 gene encoding alkaline ceramidase yields MADGISSFWGPVTSTSECCEKNYAYSSYVAEFYNTISNILAILLAFIGLVNAIRQRFEKRFTVLHVSNMILAIGSMLYHATLQRLQQQGDETPMVWEMLLYMYILYSPDWHYRSTMPTFLFLYGAIFAVVHSVIRFGIGFKVHYVILCLLCIPRMYKYYIHTNDASAKKLAKLYVATLSLGSLCWFSDRVFCKQISSWRINPQGHALWHLLMGFNSYFANTFLMFCRAQQRGWAPKVVYLMGILPYVKIEKPKTQ; encoded by the exons ATGGCTGATGGAATATCAAGCTTTTGGGGTCCAGTCACATCTACAAGCGAGTGTTGTGAGAAGAATTATGCCTACTCTTCTTATGTTGCAGAGTTCTACAATACTATATCGAATATCCTCGCCATTCTTTTAGCCTTCATCGGTCTCGTAAATGCCATAAGACAGAGGTTCGAGAAAAGATTCACTGTTCTTCATGTATCTAATATGATACTTGCCATTGGAAGCATGTTATACCATGCCACCTTGCAACGCTT GCAACAACAAGGTGATGAAACTCCTATGGTATGGGAGATGCTTCTTTATATGTACATCTTGTACTCACCGGATTGGCATTACCGAAGCACGATGCCcactttccttttcctttacggTGCCATTTTTGCCGTCGTTCATTCTGTCATTCGTTTTGGCATCGGCTTTAAAGTGCATTACGTGATTCTCTGCCTTCTTTGTATCCCACGGATGTATAAGTACTACATTCACACCAATGATGCCTCCGCTAAGAAGCTCGCGAAGTTGTACGTGGCTACGCTTTCCCTAGGTAGTTTATGCTGGTTCTCCGATCGTGTTTTCTGCAAACAGATATCGAGTTGGCGAATCAACCCCCAAGGTCATGCTTTATGGCATCTCTTGATGGGTTTCAATTCATATTTTGCAAACACGTTTTTAATGTTCTGTCGTGCTCAGCAACGGGGATGGGCGCCGAAAGTCGTTTATCTTATGGGCATTCTCCCGTATGTGAAGATTGAGAAACCGAAAACACAATGA